A window of Psychromonas sp. CNPT3 contains these coding sequences:
- the uppS gene encoding polyprenyl diphosphate synthase yields the protein MTILNKQTKTPQHVAIIMDGNGRWAEKRGKHRVFGHKHGVKALRKAITFATENKIGALTVFAFSSENWQRPKQEVKMLMELFFSVLGSEVKKLHKHGIKLKIIGELTGFSSRLQKKVLEAEKLTENNQGLILNVAANYGGRWDITQATRTLLERVENGTLKASQVDETMMQDALTLSKIPQVDLMIRTGGEHRISNFLLWQLAYAELYFTDTLWPDFDASDFQFALDVFSGKERRFGQTSEQVRDLD from the coding sequence GTGACGATATTAAATAAACAGACAAAAACACCCCAACACGTTGCCATTATTATGGACGGTAATGGTCGCTGGGCTGAAAAAAGAGGCAAACATCGTGTTTTTGGACATAAACATGGTGTTAAAGCGCTGCGTAAAGCGATCACCTTTGCAACAGAAAACAAAATTGGCGCATTAACCGTTTTTGCCTTTAGCAGTGAAAATTGGCAACGCCCTAAGCAAGAAGTTAAAATGCTGATGGAATTGTTTTTTAGCGTGCTGGGCAGTGAAGTTAAAAAACTGCACAAGCATGGTATCAAGTTAAAAATCATTGGTGAGTTAACCGGGTTTAGTTCGCGTTTACAAAAAAAAGTACTCGAAGCTGAAAAATTAACTGAAAATAATCAAGGTTTAATACTCAATGTTGCAGCTAATTATGGTGGGCGTTGGGATATTACACAAGCGACTCGAACACTGCTTGAACGTGTAGAAAATGGCACTTTAAAGGCATCTCAAGTCGATGAAACAATGATGCAAGATGCACTAACCTTATCTAAAATCCCCCAAGTTGATTTAATGATCCGTACCGGAGGAGAACATCGTATTAGTAATTTTCTACTCTGGCAACTCGCTTATGCTGAGCTTTATTTTACGGATACTTTATGGCCTGATTTTGATGCAAGTGACTTTCAATTTGCATTGGATGTTTTTTCGGGTAAAGAGCGTCGATTTGGACAAACAAGTGAGCAAGTTCGAGATC
- the frr gene encoding ribosome recycling factor yields the protein MINEVKSDAQTRMSKTVESFKSQLAKVRTGRAHPSLLDGIMVPYYGSNTPLRQVSNISTEDSRTLTVTVFDATLIAAVEKAIMGSNLGLNPMSAGTVIRIPLPPLTEERRKDLIKVVRGEAENSRIAIRNIRRDANGDLKGLEKDKDISEDDLRVGEELVQKVTNDSVKSIDDLLAVKEKELMEV from the coding sequence ATGATCAATGAAGTAAAAAGTGATGCGCAAACACGTATGAGTAAAACAGTTGAATCATTTAAGAGTCAACTTGCAAAAGTGCGTACAGGGCGTGCACATCCGAGTTTATTAGATGGCATTATGGTGCCATATTACGGAAGCAATACCCCTTTACGTCAAGTGAGTAATATATCAACAGAAGATTCACGTACACTGACAGTTACGGTTTTTGATGCAACATTGATTGCAGCGGTAGAAAAAGCAATTATGGGCTCAAACTTAGGTTTAAATCCAATGTCTGCAGGCACGGTTATTCGTATTCCATTACCACCGTTAACCGAAGAGCGCCGTAAAGATCTTATCAAAGTTGTGCGTGGCGAAGCTGAAAATAGCCGTATTGCGATCCGTAATATCCGTCGTGATGCCAATGGTGATTTAAAAGGCTTAGAAAAAGATAAAGATATCAGTGAAGATGATTTACGTGTTGGTGAAGAATTAGTGCAAAAAGTAACGAATGACAGCGTAAAGAGTATTGATGATTTATTAGCAGTCAAAGAAAAAGAGTTAATGGAAGTTTAA
- the pyrH gene encoding UMP kinase gives MSTNPKPAYRRILLKLSGEALVGEEGFGIDPKVLDRMALEIKGLVEIGVQVGLVIGGGNIFRGAGLAKAGMNRVVGDHMGMLATVMNGLAMRDALHRSHVNARLMSAIPLKGVCDDYNWAEAIKHLSLGTVVIFAAGTGNPFFTTDSAACLRGIEIEADAVLKGTKVDGVYDTDPVKNPNAKLYSEIDYQVVLEKELKVMDLAAFTLARDHSLPIRVFNMNKPGALNRVVMGEKEGTTITHTKNIEFVKVDNAQVKSETEQKNK, from the coding sequence ATGAGTACTAATCCCAAACCCGCTTATCGTCGTATTTTATTAAAATTAAGTGGTGAAGCACTGGTCGGAGAAGAAGGCTTTGGTATCGATCCTAAAGTTTTAGATCGCATGGCATTAGAGATCAAAGGTTTGGTTGAAATTGGTGTGCAAGTTGGACTCGTTATCGGTGGCGGGAATATTTTCCGTGGTGCAGGCCTTGCTAAAGCGGGAATGAATCGTGTTGTTGGCGATCATATGGGCATGCTTGCAACAGTGATGAATGGTTTAGCAATGCGTGATGCATTACATCGTTCTCATGTTAATGCGCGTTTAATGTCTGCTATTCCACTTAAAGGTGTTTGTGATGATTATAACTGGGCGGAAGCGATTAAGCATTTAAGCTTGGGGACGGTTGTTATATTTGCCGCGGGAACCGGAAATCCTTTCTTTACAACAGATTCTGCTGCTTGCTTACGTGGCATCGAAATTGAAGCCGATGCGGTATTAAAAGGCACAAAAGTTGATGGTGTTTATGATACGGATCCTGTTAAAAATCCAAATGCAAAGTTATACTCTGAAATCGATTATCAAGTCGTACTTGAAAAAGAGTTGAAAGTAATGGATTTAGCCGCGTTTACACTGGCACGAGATCATAGTTTACCTATTCGTGTGTTTAATATGAATAAGCCAGGGGCATTAAATCGTGTTGTAATGGGAGAGAAAGAAGGCACTACGATCACTCACACCAAAAACATTGAATTTGTAAAAGTAGATAATGCGCAAGTTAAGTCAGAAACAGAACAAAAAAACAAATAA
- the tsf gene encoding translation elongation factor Ts, translating to MAITAKQVKELRDRTAAGMMDCKNALVESDGDIELAIENMRKSGAIKAAKKAGRIAAEGVVITKIVDNTAVIIEINCETDFVAMDKGFLAFANKVAEIALANKVDEVATLNALAFDSITVEEARAHLVAKIGENISVRRIQIVSGENLGAYVHGGKIGVISVLTGGDATLAKDIAMHIAAAAPTYVKPSDVPAEVVAKEKEIQLQIAIDSGKPAEIAEKMVTGRMAKFTGEVSLTGQAFIKDPSIKVAKLLKDANADVVTFVRLEVGEGIAKKEEDFAAEVAATMAAAGQ from the coding sequence ATGGCTATTACAGCTAAACAAGTTAAAGAACTTCGTGATCGCACTGCTGCGGGCATGATGGATTGTAAAAATGCATTAGTAGAGTCTGATGGCGACATCGAACTTGCCATTGAAAACATGCGTAAATCAGGTGCAATTAAAGCGGCTAAAAAAGCGGGTCGTATTGCAGCTGAAGGCGTTGTTATTACAAAAATAGTTGACAATACTGCCGTTATTATTGAAATTAACTGTGAAACTGATTTTGTTGCAATGGACAAAGGCTTTTTGGCATTTGCTAACAAAGTCGCTGAAATTGCACTTGCAAACAAAGTTGACGAAGTTGCTACATTAAATGCACTTGCATTTGATAGTATTACTGTTGAAGAAGCGCGTGCTCATCTTGTTGCTAAAATCGGTGAAAATATCTCTGTTCGTCGCATTCAAATTGTTAGCGGTGAAAACCTCGGTGCATATGTACACGGTGGCAAAATCGGTGTTATTTCTGTTCTTACTGGTGGCGATGCAACGCTTGCAAAAGATATTGCTATGCACATAGCAGCTGCTGCACCAACTTACGTTAAGCCTTCAGATGTACCTGCTGAAGTAGTAGCAAAAGAAAAAGAAATTCAGTTACAAATCGCAATCGACAGCGGTAAACCTGCTGAAATCGCTGAAAAAATGGTAACGGGTCGTATGGCTAAATTCACCGGTGAAGTGAGTTTAACAGGACAAGCGTTCATTAAAGATCCTTCGATTAAAGTTGCTAAACTTCTTAAAGATGCAAATGCAGATGTTGTGACATTTGTGCGTTTAGAAGTTGGTGAAGGTATCGCTAAAAAAGAAGAAGATTTTGCAGCTGAAGTTGCTGCGACAATGGCAGCTGCTGGTCAGTAA
- the rpsB gene encoding 30S ribosomal protein S2 has translation MANVSMRDMLKAGVHFGHQTRYWNPKMKPFIFGSRNKVHIINLEKTVPMFNKALNFLEAKAAKKGKVLFVGTKRAASEVVKEAALSCDQFYVDHRWLGGMLTNWKTVRQSIKRLKDLEIQSKDGTFEQLTKKEALMRSRELIKLDKTLGGIKNMGGIPDVIFVVDADHEHISIKEANNLGIPVIAIVDTNSCPDNIDFVVPGNDDAIRAIKLYLEAAAQTINDARATEVVVATDGFVEETAEK, from the coding sequence ATGGCAAATGTATCAATGCGCGATATGCTAAAAGCAGGCGTTCACTTCGGTCACCAAACTCGTTACTGGAATCCTAAAATGAAACCGTTCATTTTTGGTTCACGTAATAAAGTTCATATCATCAACTTAGAAAAAACAGTGCCAATGTTCAACAAAGCACTTAACTTTTTAGAAGCAAAAGCGGCTAAAAAAGGAAAAGTATTATTTGTTGGTACTAAACGTGCTGCATCTGAAGTTGTTAAAGAAGCTGCGCTTAGCTGTGACCAATTCTACGTTGATCACCGTTGGTTAGGTGGTATGTTGACTAACTGGAAAACAGTACGTCAATCAATCAAACGTCTTAAAGATCTTGAAATTCAAAGTAAAGATGGCACATTTGAACAATTAACTAAAAAAGAAGCGCTAATGCGTTCTCGTGAGTTAATCAAATTAGATAAAACGCTTGGCGGAATTAAAAACATGGGTGGCATTCCTGATGTTATCTTCGTTGTTGATGCTGATCATGAGCATATTTCTATTAAAGAAGCTAATAACCTAGGTATTCCAGTTATTGCTATCGTAGATACTAACTCATGCCCAGACAATATTGATTTTGTTGTTCCTGGTAATGATGATGCAATCCGTGCTATTAAACTTTATTTAGAAGCGGCTGCTCAAACTATCAATGATGCGCGTGCAACTGAAGTTGTTGTTGCAACAGATGGTTTTGTTGAAGAAACAGCTGAAAAATAA
- the map gene encoding type I methionyl aminopeptidase, which produces MPAIIKTPAEIEKMRIAGQKAADVLSMIAPFVKVGVTTNELNQLCHDFIVNEQGGIPAPLNYHGFPKSICTSINYVVCHGIPNDKPLKDGDMLNIDITVIINGYHGDTSQMFLLGKPSILGTRLARIAQECLYIGIEMVKPGIRLGDIGAAIQKHAEKHSYSIVREYCGHGIGAGFHEEPQVLHYGKKGTGEILKVGQCFTIEPMLNAGKHHCKVLKDEWTVVTKDKKPSAQWEHTLLVTETGVEVLTLRPEETLARIIIPKELI; this is translated from the coding sequence ATGCCAGCAATCATAAAAACCCCTGCAGAAATAGAAAAAATGCGTATTGCAGGCCAAAAAGCCGCAGATGTGTTATCCATGATAGCGCCCTTTGTTAAAGTGGGCGTCACCACTAATGAGCTGAATCAACTCTGTCATGATTTTATCGTTAATGAACAAGGCGGGATCCCAGCCCCCCTTAATTATCATGGTTTTCCAAAGTCGATTTGTACCTCTATTAACTATGTTGTTTGTCATGGGATCCCCAATGATAAACCGTTAAAAGATGGCGATATGCTCAACATTGATATCACAGTGATCATTAACGGTTACCACGGCGATACTTCGCAAATGTTTTTACTGGGTAAGCCTTCTATTTTAGGAACTCGTTTAGCGCGTATTGCACAAGAATGTTTATATATTGGCATTGAGATGGTTAAACCCGGTATACGTTTAGGAGACATTGGTGCAGCCATTCAAAAACATGCTGAAAAACACAGTTATTCCATTGTGCGTGAATATTGTGGGCATGGTATCGGTGCGGGCTTTCATGAAGAGCCTCAGGTTTTGCATTACGGTAAAAAAGGCACAGGTGAGATATTAAAAGTAGGCCAATGTTTTACTATTGAGCCAATGTTAAATGCAGGCAAACATCACTGTAAAGTATTAAAAGATGAATGGACAGTGGTCACTAAAGATAAAAAACCTTCAGCGCAATGGGAGCACACGTTACTGGTAACTGAAACCGGTGTTGAAGTATTAACGCTACGCCCAGAAGAAACGCTCGCCCGAATTATTATACCAAAGGAATTAATTTAG
- the glnD gene encoding [protein-PII] uridylyltransferase — protein MHLGPFSPSKIEHNNLTLSFLKKHHQEFHQWQVARFKKNENINYLVHQRALYIDLLLARLWQFMGLDKCYRLSLLAVGGYGRAELHPKSDIDILILSVHGFTTDEEQKITAFITFLWDLKFDIGHSVRDLDDCFNRGKEDLSIATSMLEARHIQGNKKTLKKLQQLLQRDDFWPSEKFFLLKREEQRARHKNCRGDGYSLEPDLKNGRGGLRDIQTIVWVAKRHFGVSSLLKLTRYHYITKSEYYELVDCQTLLWRVRFALHCVTGRADNRLLFDFQGEVASLLGYQGARGKAIETMMKEFYQTIHHIKELNEMLLQYFDEAINDKNSTKIIPIDAHFQCREQMIELKTTGLFKTHPHTILQLFLYIASDDSIVGVYSSTLRALREARRHLKQWLQELPECRRLFMSIIKHPQGMGRAFTLMHEYGVLGAYIPQWSRIVGQMQFDLFHAYTVDEHTHKLLKYIYNYPQTKALHPLAHDIYRYLEKPELLFLGAIFHDIAKGQNGDHSALGAVDAYQFCQLHQLNHADSTFVAWLVEQHLTLSVTAQRRDISDPGVIRKFAKIVQDETHLNYLYCLTVADICATNEGTWNSWKGSLLRDLYSSTQKMLRRGIDSPRNLRQRIKNRKQKTLDLLAQTGTDTDAVKNLWKNFKLDYFFRYRSAQIAWHTRALLGAYNKMQPLVLISTSAQKDATEIFVYHRDAPSIFSSVVTEIDNKRLSVYDAKILSSRDAYTLSTFSVLELDGKHISGDKIQRLKKAIEVALMNPAKVNCQQKQLIRIKRQFKIEPLITFLPTRRKRTQIEVVAFDAPGILANIGKVFRKLDLMLYTAKITTIGARVEDLFIISTKAGEALTPVQEKELQEHLILELSPDKNA, from the coding sequence ATGCATTTAGGCCCTTTTTCCCCGTCGAAAATAGAACACAATAATTTAACCCTCTCTTTTCTTAAAAAACACCACCAAGAATTTCATCAATGGCAAGTTGCGCGCTTCAAAAAAAATGAGAACATTAATTATTTAGTGCATCAACGCGCCCTCTATATCGATTTATTACTGGCTCGGTTGTGGCAATTTATGGGCCTAGATAAGTGTTATCGATTGAGTTTACTGGCCGTTGGTGGCTATGGACGCGCTGAGTTACACCCTAAATCTGATATCGACATTTTAATTTTGTCTGTGCATGGCTTTACAACGGATGAAGAGCAAAAAATAACCGCCTTTATCACTTTCTTATGGGATCTTAAATTCGACATTGGGCACAGTGTGCGTGATTTAGACGATTGCTTTAACCGCGGTAAAGAAGATCTCAGTATTGCCACAAGTATGCTCGAAGCACGTCATATTCAAGGCAATAAAAAAACCTTGAAAAAATTACAACAATTACTACAGCGCGACGATTTTTGGCCCTCAGAGAAATTTTTCCTTTTAAAAAGAGAGGAGCAAAGAGCACGTCATAAAAATTGCCGCGGTGATGGCTATAGCCTTGAGCCCGATTTAAAAAATGGACGAGGCGGTTTACGTGACATACAAACCATCGTTTGGGTTGCAAAGCGCCATTTCGGTGTCAGTAGCCTACTCAAATTAACGCGTTATCATTATATTACAAAAAGTGAATATTATGAGCTCGTTGACTGTCAAACCTTACTCTGGCGAGTACGCTTTGCACTGCACTGCGTCACTGGACGCGCCGATAATCGCCTGCTTTTTGATTTCCAAGGTGAAGTCGCAAGTTTACTGGGATATCAAGGCGCTCGTGGTAAAGCGATTGAGACCATGATGAAAGAATTTTATCAAACAATTCATCACATTAAAGAGCTCAATGAAATGTTATTGCAATATTTTGATGAGGCTATCAATGACAAAAACAGCACTAAAATCATTCCTATCGATGCGCATTTTCAATGCCGCGAGCAGATGATAGAGCTTAAAACCACCGGGCTCTTTAAAACGCATCCGCATACTATTTTACAACTGTTTTTATACATCGCCAGCGATGACAGTATTGTCGGCGTTTACTCATCAACATTACGCGCGTTACGTGAAGCAAGGCGGCACTTGAAACAATGGTTACAAGAACTCCCTGAATGCCGACGCTTATTTATGAGTATAATAAAGCATCCTCAGGGCATGGGACGTGCATTTACCTTGATGCATGAGTATGGCGTTCTTGGTGCTTATATCCCGCAATGGAGCCGCATCGTAGGGCAAATGCAATTTGATCTGTTTCATGCTTATACCGTTGATGAACATACGCATAAATTGCTTAAATATATTTATAATTATCCGCAAACAAAAGCATTACACCCATTAGCACATGATATTTATCGTTATTTAGAGAAACCTGAATTACTGTTTTTAGGGGCTATTTTTCATGACATTGCCAAAGGACAAAATGGCGATCACTCGGCCTTAGGCGCAGTTGATGCTTATCAATTTTGTCAATTACACCAATTAAACCATGCTGATAGTACTTTTGTTGCATGGCTTGTTGAGCAACACTTAACCTTATCGGTTACGGCGCAACGTAGAGATATAAGCGATCCAGGCGTTATTCGAAAATTTGCAAAAATAGTACAAGATGAAACCCATCTTAACTATTTATATTGTTTAACTGTCGCCGATATCTGCGCGACTAATGAAGGTACCTGGAATAGCTGGAAAGGCAGTTTATTACGTGACCTTTATTCGAGCACCCAAAAAATGCTCCGTCGAGGCATCGATAGCCCTCGTAATCTTCGCCAACGTATTAAAAATAGAAAACAAAAAACATTAGACTTATTAGCACAGACAGGTACCGATACAGATGCGGTAAAAAATCTGTGGAAAAATTTTAAACTCGATTATTTTTTTCGTTATCGCTCTGCACAAATCGCTTGGCATACCCGCGCCCTGTTAGGCGCTTATAATAAAATGCAGCCCTTAGTACTGATCAGTACCAGTGCTCAAAAAGATGCGACCGAGATTTTTGTTTATCATCGTGATGCGCCGTCCATTTTCTCATCAGTGGTCACCGAAATTGATAATAAAAGATTGAGCGTCTATGATGCGAAAATACTCTCGAGTCGTGATGCTTATACCCTGAGTACTTTCAGTGTTTTAGAGCTTGATGGTAAACATATTTCAGGCGATAAAATTCAGCGTTTGAAAAAAGCCATTGAGGTTGCATTAATGAACCCAGCAAAGGTCAACTGCCAACAAAAACAGCTCATTCGTATTAAGCGCCAATTTAAAATTGAGCCCCTTATCACTTTTTTACCCACGCGTCGTAAGCGCACCCAAATTGAGGTCGTTGCCTTTGATGCTCCGGGTATTTTAGCCAATATAGGAAAAGTTTTTCGTAAACTCGATCTGATGCTATACACCGCAAAGATCACCACTATTGGTGCGCGTGTTGAAGATCTTTTTATTATTTCGACAAAAGCAGGAGAGGCCTTAACGCCCGTCCAAGAAAAGGAATTACAGGAGCATTTGATCCTCGAGCTCAGCCCAGATAAAAACGCATAA
- a CDS encoding ABC transporter ATP-binding protein: MSALKIQSLNCFYQKEQILKDLQLSLEKNEIICLLGESGCGKTTLLRAIAGLQDKVEGTITINDITVLGNDIELAPENRKVGFIFQDYALFPHLNVFDNIAFSLFKQSKKEQRKKVEDVLALVQLSRYADRFPHQLSGGQQQRISIARALAYQPDLMLLDEPFSNLDQHVRLQLIQDIRHLFKAHQISALFVTHAKEEGFAFADKIALMQAGKIVQIGSAKALYYQPTSRYVADFMGQSNYLQVQVQDETHFHCALGVISSANQIKEKIGKHLLLLVRPEHLLLHIDEKAEGEVINVLFLGAYVEVKVRYKGDIYTLKQSSLHPIEVGLRVSLELLEHDFVFFDLAS; this comes from the coding sequence ATGTCGGCATTAAAGATCCAATCATTAAATTGCTTTTATCAAAAAGAGCAGATATTAAAAGATCTGCAGTTGAGTTTAGAAAAGAATGAAATTATTTGTTTGTTGGGTGAAAGTGGCTGTGGAAAAACCACGTTATTACGCGCTATTGCAGGGCTACAAGATAAAGTGGAAGGCACCATTACAATTAATGATATTACGGTACTAGGTAACGATATTGAACTCGCACCTGAAAATCGTAAAGTCGGTTTTATTTTTCAAGATTATGCCCTTTTTCCGCACCTTAATGTGTTTGATAATATCGCTTTCTCTTTATTTAAACAAAGTAAAAAAGAGCAACGAAAAAAGGTCGAAGATGTTTTAGCTTTGGTGCAATTGAGTCGTTACGCAGATAGGTTCCCACATCAACTTTCAGGTGGTCAGCAACAACGCATATCAATTGCTCGCGCATTAGCTTATCAACCTGATTTAATGCTATTAGATGAGCCATTTTCAAATTTAGATCAACATGTGCGTCTGCAGTTAATTCAAGATATTCGTCATCTTTTTAAAGCGCATCAGATCAGCGCTTTATTCGTGACGCATGCCAAAGAAGAAGGCTTTGCCTTTGCGGACAAAATAGCCTTAATGCAAGCCGGTAAAATTGTACAAATAGGCAGTGCTAAGGCACTTTATTATCAGCCAACGTCGCGTTATGTTGCGGACTTTATGGGGCAAAGTAATTACTTACAAGTACAAGTTCAAGATGAGACTCATTTCCATTGTGCTTTAGGGGTGATAAGCAGTGCAAACCAAATCAAAGAAAAAATAGGTAAGCATTTACTTCTGTTAGTGCGTCCTGAGCATTTGCTTTTACATATTGATGAAAAGGCAGAGGGCGAAGTGATCAACGTCTTATTTTTAGGTGCATACGTAGAAGTTAAAGTGCGTTATAAAGGCGATATTTACACTTTGAAACAAAGCTCACTACACCCTATTGAAGTGGGTCTTAGGGTTTCATTAGAGTTACTTGAGCATGATTTTGTGTTTTTTGACCTTGCTTCATAA
- a CDS encoding ABC transporter permease — protein sequence MISKNCVYKLLPWAVTCLLVTPIIALILSAFSIDKTGSFQHIIDTVLWDYCLNTGLLIIGVMSLSCLFALPVAWFVACCDFPSRKTLQWALMLPLALPPYIIAIVYTDLFDFSGPVQHFLRRLMGWQSYSDYYFPDIRTLAGAILVLSLALYPYLYLLLRASFLSQSGSLFQAARSLGASPWQAFKRVSFPLSRSSLAVGLSLIAMESLGDFATVNYFAVQTLTTAVYDTWLELGSLSSAAKISSLMLLFVVIFIGLESHSRRKQKSYQRSGETKRELRFVLHGWKKWGALSFSWTLLFFAFLLPLSVLIYYASHYFWASFNILLWRYTLNSVWLALIVASLGLVVALIVNLYQRLQPGIFAKISIRLSSLGYAVPGTVVAIGVLIPFSSLDLLLNKWLVAFNLPSVGLIFSGSLFVLVIAYLVRFSAIAVGSVHSNLEDVSPTLDLAARSLGLTQGQMLRRVNLPLIKRGMLTAFILVFIEAMKELPTALLLRPFNFETLATYVYQFVSDEMIEHAALPALLIILMGLLPFILVNRLLEESR from the coding sequence TTGATCTCTAAAAATTGTGTTTACAAGTTACTGCCTTGGGCAGTAACTTGTCTTTTAGTAACGCCTATCATAGCACTTATATTAAGTGCTTTTTCTATTGATAAAACGGGTAGTTTTCAGCATATTATTGATACGGTACTTTGGGATTACTGCTTAAATACCGGTCTTTTAATTATTGGCGTGATGTCATTAAGTTGCCTATTTGCTTTGCCGGTTGCTTGGTTTGTTGCATGCTGTGATTTTCCGAGTCGGAAAACTCTGCAGTGGGCATTGATGTTACCGCTTGCCTTACCCCCTTATATTATTGCTATTGTATATACCGATCTTTTTGATTTTAGTGGCCCAGTACAACATTTTTTACGTCGATTAATGGGCTGGCAATCTTATTCTGATTATTATTTTCCCGATATTCGCACTTTAGCCGGTGCCATTTTAGTGTTAAGTTTAGCTTTATATCCTTATCTTTACCTTTTATTGCGCGCCTCTTTTTTAAGTCAATCTGGTAGTTTATTTCAAGCAGCGCGTAGCTTAGGTGCATCACCTTGGCAGGCGTTTAAAAGAGTGTCTTTTCCTCTCTCTCGCTCATCTCTTGCCGTGGGACTCTCTTTAATTGCAATGGAGTCTTTGGGCGATTTTGCAACGGTTAATTATTTTGCAGTGCAAACCCTCACAACCGCCGTTTATGATACTTGGTTAGAGCTTGGAAGCTTAAGCAGTGCGGCAAAAATTTCATCGCTCATGTTATTGTTTGTCGTTATCTTTATTGGCTTAGAAAGCCATAGTAGGCGTAAGCAAAAGAGCTATCAGCGCAGTGGCGAAACCAAAAGAGAATTGCGTTTTGTGTTACATGGCTGGAAAAAATGGGGCGCATTAAGCTTTTCTTGGACGCTTTTGTTCTTTGCTTTTTTATTGCCGTTAAGTGTACTTATTTATTATGCCTCGCACTATTTTTGGGCTTCCTTTAATATTTTATTATGGCGTTACACCTTAAACAGTGTCTGGCTTGCATTAATAGTGGCAAGTTTAGGACTTGTCGTTGCGCTTATTGTTAACTTATATCAACGTTTACAGCCTGGGATATTTGCAAAAATAAGTATACGTTTATCCTCTTTAGGTTATGCGGTGCCTGGGACTGTTGTCGCTATTGGTGTTTTGATCCCTTTTAGCTCCTTAGATCTTTTATTAAACAAATGGCTGGTCGCTTTTAACTTACCCTCTGTGGGACTTATTTTTTCTGGCTCATTATTTGTATTAGTTATCGCCTATTTAGTGCGTTTTAGTGCGATTGCTGTGGGAAGTGTGCATTCAAATTTAGAAGATGTGTCGCCTACATTAGATTTAGCAGCTCGCTCCTTAGGTCTGACTCAAGGGCAGATGTTACGCCGAGTTAATTTACCTTTAATAAAAAGAGGGATGTTAACGGCATTCATTCTGGTCTTTATTGAAGCGATGAAAGAGTTACCTACGGCCCTTTTATTACGGCCCTTTAACTTTGAAACCTTAGCGACCTATGTGTATCAATTTGTATCGGATGAAATGATTGAGCATGCAGCGCTGCCTGCACTGTTAATTATTTTAATGGGCTTGTTGCCATTTATTTTGGTTAATCGTTTATTAGAGGAAAGTCGTTAA